In Chrysemys picta bellii isolate R12L10 chromosome 3, ASM1138683v2, whole genome shotgun sequence, a single genomic region encodes these proteins:
- the LOC112060820 gene encoding alpha-tectorin-like isoform X2 codes for MLFAVFLTVSLLTSLTSANDTDIGEEINETIICTKDLIEVEIPSKFFLTKNPPILISDLHLNDPECHGTETGSFYVFSIKTNFTDCGTRMASDGAHIVFINTIQSNFSDIITRTFINITFACRYPVNYMVQQPNGENKISVDIRTITLNTEDGNFSVSMMLYKDPNFEDMWTTVPFLTLEDNIFVKVNMVPGHLIIQLENCWSTPTKDPSHAVQYSFIEDSCPQVVKDETLSVIMNGGGAEAMFRIQMFKFVGISYNDIFLHCTVQICHSTAAVCKPNCTNYGRITRNKRETTPFPTHTVSFGPIKRKLADDGEAKINKGKLPPVETLILGGLLMAFLVITGVFGTLLLQSRRAYPPMQAQLTMSHFQNSEVAS; via the exons AAATCAATGAAACCATCATCTGTACCAAAGACCTGATTGAGGTGGAGATTCCAAGTAAATTCTTTCTAACAAAGAACCCTCCAATCCTA ATCTCTGATTTACACCTCAATGACCCAGAATGCCATGGCACTGAGACAGGAAGCTTCTACGTATTCAGCATTAAAACCAATTTCACAGACTGTGGGACTAGAATG GCTTCTGATGGTGCACACATTGTTTTCATCAACACTATACAAAGCAACTTCTCTGATATAATTACAAGGACCTTTATCAATATCACATTTGCTTGCCGATACCCTGTTAATTACATGGTACAACAGCCTAACGGAGAGAATAAAATCAGTGTTGACATCCG AACCATTACACTGAACACAGAAGATGGGAATTTTTCTGTCTCAATGATGCTGTACAAGGACCCAAATTTTGAGGATATGTGGACTACCGTTCCCTTTCTAACCCTAGAGGATAACATCTTTGTCAAAGTCAATATG GTCCCAGGTCATTTAATAATCCAACTTGAAAACTGCTGGTCTACACCAACGAAGGATCCTTCACATGCTGTTCAATATTCCTTTATAGAAGATAG CTGCCCCCAAGTTGTCAAAGATGAAACACTGTCAGTAATAATGAATGGTGGAGGTGCAGAAGCAATGTTTAGGATCCAGATGTTCAAGTTTGTTGGCATCTCTTACAATGACATTTTCCTACACTGCACAGTTCAGATTTGTCACAGTACAGCAGCTGTTTGCAAGCCA AATTGTACTaattatggaagaataaccagGAATAAAAGAGAAACCACACCATTTCCTACTCACACAGTCTCTTTTGGTCCCATCAAGCGAAAGCTGGCAGATGATGGAGAAGCTAAGATAA ataaAGGAAAACTTCCACCAGTTGAAACCTTGATCCTTGGAGGATTGCTAATGGCATTTTTAGTTATAACTGGAGTCTTTGGAACACTTTTGCTTCAGTCAAGAAGAGCATATCCTCCTATGCAAGCTCAGCTGACTATGTCACATTTTCAGAACTCAGAAGTAGCATCATGA